The genome window GGAAGGGACAGAAGCGGATCACGCCGCAGAAGTTCTTCCCGGGTTACGTGCTGGTCGAGATGGAGATGACGGACGACTCCTGGCATCTGGTGAAGTCGACGCCCAAGGTGACCGGGTTCGTCGGGTCGGGCCCGCGTCCCGCGCCGCTGCCGCAGGGGGAGGTCGAGGAGATCCTGCGACAGATGGAGGTGGGGGCGGAGAAGCCCAAACCCAAGTCCATCTTCCAGAAGGGCGACAAGGTGAGGGTGGTCGAAGGTCCCTTCGTCAATTTCACCGGGACCATCGAGGACATGAACCCCGAGCGCGGAAAGCTCAAGGTCATGGTGGCGATCTTTGGTCGGCTGACGCCCGTTGAGCTCGAATACTACCAAGTGGAGCGCATGTAGCGATGGAAGGCCTACGGAAGCGCAGAGCAGGCCTCGGTCCGGACGGGCGCTCCCTGCGACAGAGAGGGTGACGGGGATCCATGGCCAAGAAGATCCAGGCGGTCGTCAAGCTCCAGATCCCGGCCGGCAAGGCCAACCCCTCGCCGCCGGTGGGACCCGCCCTCGGCCAGCACGGCGTGAACATCATGGAGTTCTGCAAGAGCTTCAACGCGCAGACGGGCTCCCAGGAGGGTCTGATCCTTCCGGTCGTGGTGACCATCTACGCCGACCGGTCGTTCAGCCTGGTCGTGAAGACTCCGCCGGCCTCCGTGCTACTCAAGCGCGCGGCCGGGATCGCCAAGGCGTCGGCCAACCCCCTCAAGGACAAGATCGGCAAGGTGACGCGGGGCCAGGTGCGCGAGATCGCCCAGACCAAGCTGCCCGATCTCAACACCGACAACGTCGACCAGGCCATGCGGATCGTCGAGGGGACGGCGCGCAGCATGGGCATCGAAGTCGTCGGGTAGGGAGGCATCGATGGCGGTAGGAAAGCTCTACGCGAAGGCGGTCGAGCAGATCGATCCGACGAAGGCGTACACGGTCGAGGAAGCGGTCGACCTCGTGAGGAAGGTCGCCTACGCCAAGTTCGACGAGACGGTGGAGATGGCCGTGCGCCTCGGGGTGAACCCCAAGTACGCGGACCAGATGGTCCGTGGCGCAGTGGTGCTGCCGCACGGCACCGGCAAGGCCGTGCGGGTCCTCGTGTTCGCCAAGGGCGAGAAGGAGCGCGAGGCCCGCGAGGCGGGGGCCGATTTCATCGGGGCCGAAGACATGGTCGAGAAGATCCAGGGCGGCTGGCTCGACTTCGACACTGCCGTCGCCACCCCCGACCTGATGGGGCAGGTGGGGCGGCTCGGCAAGATCCTGGGCCCGCGAGGGCTGATGCCGAACCCCAAGGTCGGCACCGTGACCTTCGACATCGCGCGGGCGGTGCGGGAGGTCAAGGCCGGGAAAGTCGAGTTCAAAGTGGATAAGGCCGGCAACGTGCACGTCCCGGTAGGGAAGAAGTCGTTCTCGGCCGAACAGCTCGCGGCCAACGCGCACGCCGTGCTGGAGGCCCTGGCGAAGGCGAAGCCGGCCGCCGCCAAGGGCCAGTATTTCCGCAGCATCACGCTGGCGACGACGATGGGACCCGGGATCCCGGTGGACGTCCAGCGGGTCGCGAACCTCTACAAGAAGTGAGGAGCCCACTGTGCCGACGCAGGCCAAGGCCGAGACGATCGAAGAGCTGAAGAGCAGCCTGGCCGACGCCCGGGCCGCCGTGCTCACGGAGTACCGGGGGCTCACGGTCCAGCAGCTGTCCGAGCTGCGGAAGCAGCTCAGAGCGGCGGCGGCGGAATACCGCGTCGTCAAGAACCGACTCGCGCGGATCGCGCTGGAGGGCTCGCCCCTGGCGGGATTGCGGGCGCATCTGACGGGGCCG of Candidatus Methylomirabilota bacterium contains these proteins:
- the nusG gene encoding transcription termination/antitermination protein NusG, yielding MAKQWYVVHTYSGFENKVAEAIRQRAKIFGQEDHISQVVIPTEEVVEVRKGQKRITPQKFFPGYVLVEMEMTDDSWHLVKSTPKVTGFVGSGPRPAPLPQGEVEEILRQMEVGAEKPKPKSIFQKGDKVRVVEGPFVNFTGTIEDMNPERGKLKVMVAIFGRLTPVELEYYQVERM
- the rplK gene encoding 50S ribosomal protein L11 produces the protein MAKKIQAVVKLQIPAGKANPSPPVGPALGQHGVNIMEFCKSFNAQTGSQEGLILPVVVTIYADRSFSLVVKTPPASVLLKRAAGIAKASANPLKDKIGKVTRGQVREIAQTKLPDLNTDNVDQAMRIVEGTARSMGIEVVG
- the rplA gene encoding 50S ribosomal protein L1, yielding MAVGKLYAKAVEQIDPTKAYTVEEAVDLVRKVAYAKFDETVEMAVRLGVNPKYADQMVRGAVVLPHGTGKAVRVLVFAKGEKEREAREAGADFIGAEDMVEKIQGGWLDFDTAVATPDLMGQVGRLGKILGPRGLMPNPKVGTVTFDIARAVREVKAGKVEFKVDKAGNVHVPVGKKSFSAEQLAANAHAVLEALAKAKPAAAKGQYFRSITLATTMGPGIPVDVQRVANLYKK